A stretch of the Sphingobacterium thalpophilum genome encodes the following:
- a CDS encoding efflux RND transporter permease subunit yields MNIIRFALRKPISVMIAVLAIVFFSYSTIKKINVDIFPRVELPAMYIAMPYGGLSPSYMDGFMANEFQKVLLFVNGVKNIDFKSIQGLTMMKLTFYPGTDMSQAAGEVSASVSRAMGFLPPGAVPPIVVRFDGSSLPVGQLVFESDQRSINEIQTLVLTKIRPMFVEIPGITAPAPFGGNARTIVVNINPELMQATGLSPEDITAAITKNSLPSPAGNIRIGDKNLMAPINSIARGPEEFLNTPIKSNGNRTLYIRDVATVQDAADQTTGYALINGKRSVYLPVIKKADASTLEAVRNLRESLPRLKNLLPEDVKINYEFDQSKYIERSLSNLIHEGMLGAVFTGLMILLFLGDTRGAIIVVLTIPIAIMAAVIVLYLFGQTINIMTLSGLALSIGILVDEATVTIENIHQHMEMGKQKPRAILDALLEISVPKLLILLCILAVLTPAFIMTGIPKDMFVPLSMAVAFAMVASFIASQTFVPILANWMMKSKPHSTTSTAHKRAFFEKFRINYTYRIRKWTKRSSLLAFIYVLICLPIIAVLLPAVGTDVMPVSNNGDFQIRIQAPQGSRLEKTEEIVQQIMTIISRKVPENGISISSAFVGPQPAGSPINPIFLFTNSSHEAVLQVSIDQQVYAGSMEILKEDIRKSVQKNHPDLAFNFEPMELTEKIMGQGALTPIEVKVGAPQLSSAFEFASRIQKNLKKVSYLRDVRIIEPIAYPTLEIEVNRDLAGQFGLTMQDITRSLVVATSSTRFTDKNLWVDPKSGLVFQVQVQIPEAVISSEEILRSLPLKKGSARPVLEDVATLKRVTSPAQVNRKGPNRYVTIVANLYGRDLGSASSAVDKAIKETGAPPRGVTVWTEGTLQLLSETLKSLLAGLTVAVAVIFLMLTAYYQSFKVSLIILSVLPAVIGGSLIALYLTNSTLNLQSYMGIIMSIGVSVSNAVLMVNQAEFYRKSLLLKPDNAARLAASSRLRPVLMTAAAMLAGMLPMAIGLGDGAEQVAPLGRAVIGGLIASTVTILLLVPHFFSSLLSRTKTHSPSLDPDDQESQYYSQINSQN; encoded by the coding sequence ATGAATATAATCAGATTTGCCTTGAGGAAGCCCATTTCAGTCATGATCGCCGTACTGGCAATTGTTTTCTTTTCCTACAGCACGATAAAAAAAATAAATGTCGATATATTTCCGCGTGTCGAGCTTCCAGCAATGTACATAGCCATGCCATATGGAGGTCTGTCACCATCTTACATGGATGGATTTATGGCCAACGAATTCCAAAAAGTACTGCTATTTGTCAACGGCGTCAAAAATATAGATTTTAAAAGTATTCAGGGATTGACAATGATGAAGCTGACCTTTTACCCTGGCACGGATATGTCCCAGGCGGCTGGGGAAGTTTCAGCCTCCGTTTCCAGGGCGATGGGATTTTTACCTCCGGGAGCAGTACCTCCAATTGTTGTACGATTTGATGGGAGTTCCCTGCCTGTTGGACAACTAGTTTTTGAAAGCGACCAAAGGTCCATCAATGAAATTCAGACACTGGTCCTGACCAAAATAAGGCCTATGTTTGTAGAGATCCCCGGTATCACCGCACCGGCACCGTTTGGCGGAAATGCCCGTACGATCGTTGTCAATATCAATCCTGAACTTATGCAGGCTACTGGTCTTAGCCCCGAAGATATTACCGCAGCAATAACAAAAAACAGCCTTCCCTCACCAGCAGGAAATATCCGTATCGGGGATAAAAATTTGATGGCACCAATTAATTCTATCGCACGAGGCCCCGAAGAGTTTCTCAACACGCCAATCAAATCCAACGGAAACAGGACCTTATATATCCGGGATGTTGCCACGGTACAAGACGCTGCAGACCAGACAACAGGCTACGCACTGATCAATGGAAAACGATCGGTATACCTTCCTGTAATCAAGAAAGCAGACGCCTCAACGCTTGAAGCCGTTAGAAATCTAAGAGAATCATTACCTAGGCTTAAAAATTTACTTCCAGAAGATGTGAAGATCAATTATGAATTTGATCAGTCAAAATACATTGAACGTTCACTTTCGAACTTGATCCACGAAGGTATGTTAGGCGCTGTATTTACAGGGTTGATGATTCTTCTTTTCCTAGGGGATACCCGAGGAGCCATTATCGTTGTCTTGACCATACCAATCGCAATTATGGCAGCTGTTATCGTCCTGTATCTTTTTGGACAGACGATTAATATCATGACCTTAAGTGGCCTGGCATTGTCCATCGGTATCCTTGTGGATGAAGCTACAGTAACTATCGAAAACATACACCAGCATATGGAAATGGGAAAACAAAAACCTCGCGCCATCCTGGATGCTTTGCTGGAAATATCCGTTCCAAAACTGCTTATTTTACTGTGCATACTTGCAGTGCTGACACCAGCATTTATAATGACGGGCATACCAAAAGACATGTTTGTACCCTTATCCATGGCTGTTGCCTTTGCCATGGTCGCCTCCTTCATTGCCTCACAGACATTCGTTCCCATCTTGGCTAACTGGATGATGAAAAGCAAGCCCCATTCAACAACTAGCACAGCACATAAAAGAGCATTCTTTGAAAAATTCAGAATCAATTACACTTACAGAATACGGAAATGGACCAAACGTTCATCTTTGTTGGCTTTTATTTACGTACTCATTTGTCTACCTATAATTGCAGTTCTGTTACCTGCAGTAGGCACTGATGTCATGCCGGTTTCCAACAACGGAGACTTTCAGATCCGTATACAGGCACCCCAAGGTAGCCGTCTGGAAAAAACAGAGGAGATTGTACAACAGATCATGACGATTATCAGCAGAAAAGTGCCTGAAAATGGTATTAGCATTTCTTCCGCATTTGTTGGCCCTCAGCCGGCAGGTTCGCCGATCAATCCGATCTTCTTATTCACTAATTCTTCTCACGAAGCGGTACTGCAAGTCTCCATTGATCAGCAAGTGTATGCCGGTTCTATGGAGATACTGAAGGAAGATATCAGAAAAAGCGTGCAAAAGAACCATCCAGATCTAGCGTTTAATTTTGAGCCCATGGAACTGACCGAGAAAATCATGGGACAAGGCGCGTTGACGCCAATTGAAGTAAAAGTGGGTGCCCCTCAACTCAGTAGCGCTTTCGAATTCGCGTCCAGAATACAAAAAAATCTCAAAAAAGTTTCTTATCTACGCGATGTGCGCATTATTGAACCAATTGCATACCCTACCTTGGAAATCGAGGTCAACCGCGATCTGGCAGGGCAATTCGGATTAACAATGCAAGATATCACTCGCAGTCTTGTTGTCGCAACATCTTCTACCCGATTCACGGACAAAAATTTATGGGTGGACCCTAAATCTGGATTGGTCTTTCAGGTCCAGGTGCAGATACCAGAAGCCGTGATATCATCGGAAGAAATCCTGCGTTCACTTCCTTTAAAAAAAGGAAGTGCAAGACCGGTCCTGGAAGATGTGGCGACATTGAAAAGAGTTACATCTCCTGCTCAGGTCAACCGTAAGGGGCCCAACCGTTATGTAACTATTGTTGCGAATCTTTATGGGAGAGATTTGGGGAGTGCCTCAAGTGCTGTAGACAAAGCCATCAAGGAAACTGGAGCACCGCCACGCGGTGTCACCGTATGGACAGAGGGCACACTACAACTACTTAGCGAAACTTTAAAGAGCCTACTTGCTGGGTTAACGGTTGCCGTTGCCGTGATCTTCCTGATGCTCACAGCGTATTATCAGTCGTTCAAAGTGTCACTAATTATCTTATCTGTATTGCCGGCAGTCATTGGCGGAAGTCTAATAGCCTTATATCTGACCAATAGTACGCTTAATCTACAGTCCTATATGGGCATAATCATGTCCATCGGAGTGTCGGTCTCTAATGCTGTCCTGATGGTGAACCAAGCCGAGTTTTACCGGAAAAGCCTGCTTCTCAAACCAGATAATGCCGCGAGACTGGCAGCTTCTTCACGTTTAAGGCCGGTTTTGATGACAGCTGCGGCGATGCTTGCAGGAATGCTACCCATGGCTATTGGTCTTGGAGACGGCGCAGAGCAGGTTGCTCCGCTTGGAAGAGCGGTTATCGGCGGATTGATAGCCTCCACAGTGACCATACTGCTCCTGGTACCGCATTTCTTTTCATCGCTCCTTTCACGCACCAAAACACACAGTCCTTCACTCGACCCTGATGATCAAGAAAGTCAATATTATAGTCAAATCAACTCGCAAAATTAA
- a CDS encoding efflux RND transporter periplasmic adaptor subunit translates to MKNKKIFTPLIGTVCLFIVLHFVFTSCSQPEAVAPSIKESNKEEQALSKTIAVKFDNPEYEISLPGELHPYEQVAIHAKVTGFVKQLLVDRGTFVKKGQLLAVLEAPELDQRLNADKSAEQKLYSDYLFTKQAYERLKQAALTSGAVAEIELDKSKSAMESALATYNAAKSGTAGTIQMRDYLNIRAPFDGIITDKNVSVGALVGVNSGEPLLMIAQGDRLRLTVSLPEKHAASVHRGTQAIFTASSRPGEQFSAKLSRSSTLLDRQDRSLTIEFDVPNHDGRLQGGDYAQVKLRLKRKTSTSWVPQKSIVRAQSGTFLFTVVQGQIKKVMVKEGIQRDSLTEVFGQLKEGDMVLSAPSEETQAVN, encoded by the coding sequence ATGAAAAATAAAAAAATATTTACTCCGCTAATCGGAACAGTATGCTTATTTATAGTCCTGCATTTTGTATTCACTTCCTGCTCCCAGCCGGAAGCGGTTGCCCCTTCCATCAAGGAAAGCAACAAAGAAGAACAAGCCCTGTCCAAAACAATTGCTGTCAAATTTGACAACCCTGAATATGAAATTTCGCTGCCTGGAGAACTGCATCCTTACGAACAAGTGGCGATTCATGCCAAAGTCACAGGTTTTGTGAAACAGCTCCTCGTTGACCGTGGCACGTTTGTAAAAAAAGGCCAGTTACTCGCAGTACTGGAAGCACCTGAACTGGATCAACGTTTAAATGCTGACAAGTCTGCAGAGCAGAAGTTGTACAGCGATTACCTTTTTACCAAACAAGCCTATGAACGGCTCAAACAAGCCGCGCTCACGAGTGGTGCCGTGGCTGAAATTGAGCTCGATAAAAGTAAAAGTGCGATGGAAAGTGCACTGGCGACATACAACGCGGCAAAATCAGGCACAGCAGGAACAATTCAAATGCGTGACTACCTCAACATCAGAGCGCCATTTGACGGCATAATTACGGACAAAAATGTGTCTGTTGGTGCTTTGGTGGGTGTAAATTCCGGAGAACCTTTATTAATGATTGCTCAGGGCGACCGTCTAAGACTAACGGTATCCTTACCAGAAAAACACGCTGCTTCAGTTCATCGCGGCACACAGGCTATCTTTACGGCCAGCTCCAGACCGGGAGAGCAATTTAGCGCAAAACTATCTAGATCTTCCACTTTGCTGGATCGGCAAGACCGGTCACTCACCATCGAGTTTGACGTTCCGAATCATGACGGGCGCCTGCAAGGAGGAGACTATGCTCAGGTCAAACTGCGTTTAAAAAGGAAAACCTCAACCAGTTGGGTACCCCAAAAAAGTATTGTCCGCGCACAATCAGGGACCTTTTTATTCACCGTCGTCCAAGGGCAAATAAAAAAGGTAATGGTTAAAGAAGGAATCCAAAGAGACAGTCTGACAGAAGTTTTTGGCCAGTTAAAAGAGGGAGATATGGTATTATCGGCACCGTCAGAAGAGACCCAGGCAGTAAACTAA
- a CDS encoding 3-keto-disaccharide hydrolase, with the protein MKRFFIAILVTGFIFGSCSGMKGPRDDNGWKPLFNGKDVHNWFVKIHHHDFGVNYGRTFRVEEGMIKIRYDQYGDFNDQFGHLYYNTPFSHYHLKFEYRFVGDLHRGAPSYTLRNSGIMFHSQDPRTILKEQDWPISIEMQLLGGLGDGQPRPTGNMCSPGTNVVYQGEIAASHCLNSTSETFDGDQWVRGELIVLGDSLIKHIINGDTVLQYSKPQIGGGVANGYDPKIKIDGKLLSSGFIALQSEGQPIDFKNIWIKELPKPKK; encoded by the coding sequence ATGAAGAGATTTTTTATTGCAATTTTAGTTACGGGTTTTATTTTCGGGAGCTGTTCCGGAATGAAGGGCCCGCGTGACGATAACGGGTGGAAGCCTCTATTCAATGGCAAGGATGTTCACAATTGGTTTGTCAAAATTCACCATCATGACTTTGGTGTAAATTACGGTCGTACCTTTAGGGTTGAGGAGGGCATGATTAAGATCAGGTATGATCAGTATGGCGATTTCAATGATCAGTTTGGTCATTTGTATTATAACACACCGTTTTCGCATTATCATTTAAAATTTGAGTACCGCTTTGTGGGTGATCTTCATCGGGGAGCACCATCCTATACATTACGTAATAGCGGTATTATGTTTCATTCTCAAGATCCCAGAACCATATTGAAGGAGCAAGATTGGCCTATTTCCATCGAGATGCAACTTTTGGGAGGACTGGGAGATGGACAGCCAAGACCCACAGGTAATATGTGCTCTCCCGGGACCAATGTTGTATACCAAGGGGAGATTGCTGCTTCGCATTGTTTAAATTCGACTTCTGAGACTTTTGATGGAGACCAATGGGTACGCGGAGAATTGATCGTGCTCGGTGATTCGTTGATCAAACATATCATTAATGGTGATACTGTCCTGCAATATTCAAAACCTCAAATCGGTGGGGGAGTTGCCAATGGCTACGACCCTAAAATTAAGATTGACGGCAAACTGCTGAGCAGTGGATTTATAGCATTGCAAAGTGAGGGGCAGCCCATAGACTTTAAAAATATCTGGATTAAAGAGCTCCCAAAACCAAAAAAATAA
- a CDS encoding Lrp/AsnC family transcriptional regulator: protein MQFCLTVSMDQFDIAILEILQEDCQTSQRMIAERVGLSAAAVQRRIKRMREEGTIKREVAILNPQHFGDPITILVEVSLENEKIELIDQAKKSFIETPEVQQCYYVTGETDFFLVIVIKSMAEYEKLTRKIFFGNDNIKSFRTLVAMGVEKQGFKLPIVTSN, encoded by the coding sequence ATGCAATTTTGCCTCACCGTCAGTATGGATCAATTCGATATTGCCATTTTGGAAATTTTACAAGAAGATTGTCAGACTTCACAGCGTATGATCGCAGAACGTGTCGGACTGTCTGCTGCTGCGGTCCAGCGACGGATTAAGCGGATGCGCGAAGAAGGGACGATTAAAAGAGAAGTAGCCATTCTCAACCCGCAGCATTTTGGAGATCCGATTACGATTTTGGTAGAAGTGTCTTTGGAAAATGAAAAGATTGAGCTTATCGATCAGGCGAAAAAGAGTTTTATCGAAACACCAGAAGTACAACAATGTTATTATGTTACCGGCGAAACTGATTTCTTCCTTGTCATCGTCATAAAATCGATGGCTGAATACGAGAAGCTCACGCGCAAAATATTCTTTGGAAATGACAATATCAAAAGTTTTCGGACGCTTGTCGCTATGGGTGTAGAAAAACAAGGCTTTAAACTTCCAATCGTGACTTCAAATTAA
- a CDS encoding EamA family transporter: MKTSQVKGTTLAILAAIFWGISGTSGQYLFEQKGLNVEWLITTRLLMSGFVLLVFTQFGQKTTIFGIWRNRKDAAQLLVFSMVGMLAVQYTYFAAIKHSNAATATVLQYSGPIMIAVYLSIKKRQLPTPKEGLAIGLAVIGTFLLVTHGDANALTISPVALFLGLSSAVALAIYTLQPARLLAKYEPSVVIGWGMLCGGLVFSFVKAPWDFQGIWDTYTLFNTAAIIVLGTLVAFSFYLYAVRLIGGQKASLLASAEPLAATILAVYWLAIPFSWTDWIGSFCIISTVFLLSRSNRKR; the protein is encoded by the coding sequence ATGAAAACTTCACAGGTTAAGGGAACTACATTAGCGATCCTGGCGGCGATATTTTGGGGCATATCAGGGACAAGCGGACAATATTTGTTCGAACAGAAAGGCTTGAATGTAGAATGGTTGATCACCACAAGGCTACTGATGTCGGGCTTTGTTCTTTTGGTATTTACCCAATTTGGACAAAAGACAACTATATTTGGAATCTGGCGCAACAGAAAAGACGCAGCGCAACTTCTCGTTTTTAGTATGGTAGGCATGTTGGCAGTGCAGTATACCTATTTTGCAGCTATCAAGCATTCCAATGCAGCTACCGCAACGGTATTACAATATTCCGGTCCTATCATGATTGCCGTCTATCTAAGCATCAAAAAAAGACAACTGCCAACCCCGAAAGAAGGACTTGCCATCGGCCTTGCTGTGATAGGCACCTTCCTGTTAGTTACTCATGGAGACGCCAACGCATTGACGATCTCTCCAGTTGCACTTTTTCTAGGCTTATCATCAGCAGTCGCTCTCGCTATCTATACGCTCCAACCTGCGCGTTTATTGGCAAAATATGAACCTTCCGTAGTTATCGGATGGGGGATGTTATGTGGCGGTCTAGTCTTTAGTTTTGTCAAAGCACCCTGGGACTTTCAAGGAATATGGGATACCTATACTTTATTCAACACGGCAGCCATTATTGTGTTGGGCACCTTGGTAGCTTTTTCTTTTTATTTATACGCCGTCAGATTAATTGGCGGACAAAAAGCCAGTCTTTTGGCATCAGCAGAACCTTTAGCGGCTACTATTTTAGCTGTCTACTGGCTCGCCATCCCCTTTTCGTGGACCGACTGGATCGGGAGCTTCTGTATTATTTCCACAGTATTTCTCCTCAGCCGGTCGAACCGCAAAAGATGA